In Emys orbicularis isolate rEmyOrb1 chromosome 12, rEmyOrb1.hap1, whole genome shotgun sequence, one genomic interval encodes:
- the LOC135887187 gene encoding olfactory receptor 10A7-like, producing the protein MANPEQVNQTVLTEFILQGFGNLPELQTLLFLLFLIIYIATVAGNVLIFALVVADQHLHTPMYFFLGNLSCLETCCSSTILLRVLAGLLTGDRTISFTGCLTQYYFFCSIVGTECLLLSVMSYDRYLAICNPLHYAARMSVRACLQLAGGSWIGGIIGSCISTLSISQLTFCGPSIIDHFFCDLIPLLKLSCNDPHLMETLAVALMLLFSLVPFLLVLMSYICIIATILRIPSTTGRQKAFSTCSSHLIVVSIYYATLLTVYMFPTTNFLSDFKKVLSVAYTVLTPLVNPLIYSLRNKEVQEALRKACRKFMFGPC; encoded by the coding sequence ATGGCGAACCCAGAGCAAGTGAATCAAACGGTTCTCACAGAATTTATCCTACAaggatttgggaatctccctgagCTACAaactcttctcttcctgctgtttctcaTCATCTACATTGCAACCGTGGCCGGGAACGTCCTGATCTTTgcgctagttgtggctgatcagcaccttcacacccccatgtacttcttcctggggaacttgtcctgcttggagacttGCTGCTCCTCCACCATCCTGCTCAGGGTGCTAGCTGGTCTCCTGACAGGGGACAGGACTATTTCATTTACTGGCTGCCTCacacaatattatttcttttgttctaTAGTTGGTACAGAATGCCTTCTCCTGTCtgtgatgtcttatgatcggtatttagcgattTGCAATCCACTGCACTATGCAGCCCGTATGAGTGTCAGGGCCTGCCTCCAGCTTGCAGGTGGCTCTTGGATAGGTGGCATCATAGGTAGTTGCATATCAACATTGTCAATATCTCAGTTAACATTCTGTGGCCCCAGCAttattgaccatttcttttgtgatctcATTCCCCTTCTAAAACTCTCCTGCAATGACCCACACCTGATGGAAACGTTGGCTGTTGCACTCATGTTGCTTTTCTCATTGGTCCCGTTCCTACTTGTCTTGATGTCCTACATCTGTATCAttgccaccatcctgagaatcccgtcCACCACAGGGaggcaaaaggcattttccacctgctcctcccacctcattgtggtgagcATTTATTATGCAACTCTGCTGACTGTCTATATGTTCCCAACCACCAACTTCCTGAGCGACTTCAAGAAAGTTCTGTCTGTCGCCTACACCgtcctgactcccctggtcaatcccctcatctacagcctgagaaacaaagaggtccAGGAAGCCCTGAGGAAAGCTTGCAGGAAATTCATGTTTGGACCATGCTAA
- the LOC135887199 gene encoding olfactory receptor 5V1-like, protein MANPEQVNQTVLTEFILRGFGNLPELQTLLFLLFLIIYIATVAGNVLIFALVVADQHLHTPMYFFLGNLSCLETCCSSTILPRVLAGILTGDRTISFTGCLTQYYFFCSIVGTECLLLLVMSYDRYLAICKPLHYAARMSVRACLQLAGSFWIGGIIGSGISTLSISQLTFCGPSVIDHFFCDLIPLLKLSCNDPHLMETLAVALVLLFSFVPFLLILMSYICIIATILRIPSTTGRQKAFSTCSSHLIVVSIYYATLLTVYMFPTTDILSDFKKVLSVAYTVLTPLVNPLIYSLRNKEVQEALRKACRKFKFGPC, encoded by the coding sequence ATGGCGAACCCAGAGCAAGTGAATCAAACGGTTCTCACAGAATTCATCCTACGaggatttgggaatctccctgagCTACAaactcttctcttcctgctgtttctcaTCATCTACATCGCAACCGTGGCCGGGAACGTCCTGATCTTTGcactagttgtggctgatcagcaccttcacacccccatgtacttcttcctggggaacttgtcctgcttggagacttGCTGCTCCTCCACCATTCTGCCCAGGGTACTGGCTGGtatcctgactggggacaggacTATTTCATTTACTGGCTGCCTCacacaatattatttcttttgttctaTAGTTGGTACAGAATGCCTTCTCCTGTTGGTGATGTCTTACgatcggtatttagcgatatgtaAACCACTCCACTATGCAGCCCGTATGAGTGTCAGGGCCTGCCTCCAGCTTGCAGGTAGCTTTTGGATAGGTGGCATCATAGGTAGTGGCATATCAACATTGTCAATATCTCAGTTAACATTCTGTGGCCCCAGCGttattgaccatttcttttgtgatctcATTCCCCTTCTAAAACTCTCCTGCAATGACCCACACCTGATGGAAACATTGGCTGTTGCACTCGTGTTGCTTTTCTCATTCGTCCCGTTCCTACTTATCTTGATGTCCTACATCTGTATCAttgccaccatcctgagaatcccgtcCACCACagggaggcaaaaggccttttccacctgctcctcccacctcattgtggtgagcATTTATTATGCAACTCTGCTGACTGTCTATATGTTCCCAACCACCGACATCCTGAGTGACTTCAAGAAAGTTCTGTCTGTCGCCTACACCgtcctgactcccctggtcaatcccctcatctacagcctgagaaacaaagaggtccAGGAGGCCCTGAGGAAAGCTTGCAGGAAATTCAAGTTTGGACCATGCTAA